In Helianthus annuus cultivar XRQ/B chromosome 3, HanXRQr2.0-SUNRISE, whole genome shotgun sequence, a single window of DNA contains:
- the LOC110929438 gene encoding auxin response factor 18, protein MFCELQLGDFVDEVGFFYNFFCFDFLRHRRCSLLRLCRCCSGDVQSLPVGGFGNTVKVSVELVVEAVNLASASRPFEVVYHPRASTFMFYVKASTVKAAMQIQWSPKMRLKMASEMEVSSQISWFMCTISLDDVKGQFHWLNSPWRLLEVAWDEPDLLQNVKWVKPWLVELVLYVPLIHLSSSSPPSWSLISKKYG, encoded by the exons ATGTTTTGTGAACTTCAACTTGGGGATTTTGTGGACGAAGTTGGATTTTTTtataatttcttttgttttgatTTTCTTCGCCATAGACGCTGCTCTCTCCTTCGATTATGTCGCTGTTGCTCTGGCGATGTCCAATCTCTTCCAG TTGGTGGGTTTGGGAATACTGTGAAGGTGAGTGTGGAGTTGGTGGTTGAAGCTGTGAACCTCGCGTCTGCTAGCCGGCCGTTTGAGGTGGTGTACCACCCTCGCGCAAGCACGTTTATGTTCTATGTGAAAGCGTCGACTGTAAAGGCAGCAATGCAGATTCAGTGGTCTCCAAAAATGAGGCTCAAGATGGCTTCAGAGATGGAGGTTTCCTCTCAAATTAGCTGGTTCATGTGCACGATTTCTTTGGATGATGTCAAAGGTCAGTTTCATTGGTTGAATTCTCCTTGGAGGCTTCTTGAG GTAGCGTGGGATGAACCCGATTTACTACAAAACGTGAAATGGGTCAAGCCGTGGTTAGTTGAGTTGGTGTTATATGTGCCATTGATTCATCTTTCGTCGTCTTCGCCTCCAAGTTGGTCTCTAATCAGCAAGAAGTATGGTTGA